In Amaranthus tricolor cultivar Red isolate AtriRed21 chromosome 3, ASM2621246v1, whole genome shotgun sequence, a single window of DNA contains:
- the LOC130807847 gene encoding ras-related protein RABA2a-like — MARKPGEEYDYLFKVVLIGDSGVGKSNLLSRFTRNEFCLESKSTIGVEFATRTLQVEGRNVKAQIWDTAGQERYRAITSAYYRGALGALLVYDVTKPTTFDNVSRWLKELRDHADANIVIMLIGNKTDLKHLRAVATEDAQSFAEKEGLSFIETSALEATNVEKAFQTILSEIYRIISKKTLTSNESAPAALAGGQTILVGGASETGAKKLCCSSS; from the exons ATGGCTAGGAAACCCGGAGAAGAATACGACTATTTGTTCAAAGTCGTACTTATTGGCGATTCCGGAGTCGGCAAATCCAATCTTCTTTCTCGATTTACTCGCAATGAGTTTTGTTTGGAATCTAAATCCACTATTGGCGTCGAATTCGCCACTCGAACTCTTCAG GTTGAAGGAAGAAATGTGAAGGCCCAGATATGGGATACAGCTGGTCAAGAGCGTTACCGAGCAATCACAAGTGCCTACTACCGGGGTGCTCTGGGTGCTCTTTTGGTGTATGACGTTACCAAACCCACCACATTCGACAATGTGAGCCGGTGGCTGAAGGAGCTACGTGACCATGCAGATGCCAACATTGTGATTATGCTTATAGGGAACAAGACTGATCTCAAGCATCTTCGTGCTGTGGCCACCGAGGATGCTCAGAGTTTTGCTGAGAAAGAGGGTCTTTCTTTTATAGAAACATCTGCTCTCGAAGCAACAAATGTTGAGAAGGCATTTCAAACCATTCTCTCTGAGATATATCGGATTATCAGCAAGAAGACGCTAACGTCTAATGAATCAGCACCTGCAGCACTTGCAGGAGGACAAACTATTCTTGTCGGAGGAGCATCCGAGACTGGTGCGAAAAAGCTTTGTTGTTCATCATCCTAG
- the LOC130807848 gene encoding ras-related protein RABA2a, with the protein MARKPEEEYDYLFKVVLVGDSGVGKSNLLSRFTRNEFCLESKSTIGVEFATRTLQVEGRTVKAQIWDTAGQERYRAITSAYYRGALGALLVYDVTKPTTFDNVNRWLKELRDHADANIVIMLIGNKTDLKHLQAVATEDAQSFADKEGLSFIETSALEATNVEKAFQTILSEIYRIISKKTLSSNEPAPAALAGGQTIVVGGASETAAKKPCCSSS; encoded by the exons ATGGCTCGGAAACCCGAAGAAGAGTACGACTATTTGTTCAAAGTCGTACTTGTTGGCGATTCCGGAGTCGGCAAATCCAATCTTCTTTCTCGATTTACTCGCAATGAGTtttgtttagaatctaaatccaCTATTGGCGTCGAATTCGCCACTCGAACTCTTCAG GTTGAAGGAAGAACTGTGAAGGCACAGATATGGGATACAGCTGGTCAGGAGCGTTACCGAGCAATCACAAGTGCCTACTACCGGGGTGCTCTCGGTGCTCTTTTGGTGTATGACGTCACCAAACCTACAACATTCGACAATGTGAACCGGTGGCTGAAGGAGCTACGTGATCATGCGGATGCCAACATTGTGATTATGCTTATAGGTAACAAGACTGATCTCAAGCATCTTCAAGCTGTGGCCACTGAGGACGCTCAGAGTTTTGCCGATAAAGAGGGTCTTTCTTTTATAGAAACATCTGCTCTCGAAGCAACAAATGTTGAGAAGGCATTTCAAACCATTCTCTCTGAGATATATCGGATTATCAGCAAGAAGACGCTATCTTCCAATGAACCAGCACCTGCAGCACTTGCAGGAGGACAAACTATAGTTGTCGGAGGAGCATCCGAGACTGCTGCGAAGAAGCCTTGCTGTTCATCATCCTAG
- the LOC130809404 gene encoding shaggy-related protein kinase kappa isoform X2 — protein sequence MDATDIGNGQPGSSMTSNGHKGSSSSVDWLGKDMLELRLGDRSDREDDRDSEPEIIDGAGTEAGHVIRTTIGGRNGQPRQTINYIAEHVVGTGSFGVVFQAKCRETGEIVAIKKVLQDKRYKNRELQIMQMFDHPNIVALKHFFFSRTEKEEVYLNLVLEYVPETVNRIARGYNRMHQKMPLIYVKLYTYQICRALAYIHNCIGICHRDIKPQNLLVNPHTHQLKLCDFGSAKVLVKGEPNVSYICSRYYRAPELIFGATEYTTAIDIWSTGCVMAELLLGQPLFPGESGVDQLVEIIKVLGTPTREEIKCMNPNYTEFKFPQIKPHPWHKVFQKRLPPEAVDLICRFFQYSPNLRCTALEACVHSFFDELRDPNTRLPNGRPLPPLFNFKPQELASIPPDMVNRLIPEHARRQNLFMALNS from the exons ATGGATGCTACCGATATTGGAAATGGGCAACCGGGAAGTTCAATGACATCTAATGGTCATAAGGGTTCTTCCAGTTCTGTTGATTGGTTGGGAAAAGATATGCTTGAATTAAGATTGGGTGATAGAAGCGACCGGGAAGATGATAGA GACAGTGAACCTGAGATAATTGATGGTGCTGGTACTGAAGCAGGGCATGTTATCAGGACAACAATTGGAGGTCGAAATGGTCAACCTAGACAG ACTATTAATTATATTGCAGAACACGTGGTTGGAACAGGTTCCTTCGGTGTTGTATTTCAG GCGAAATGTAGAGAGACCGGGGAAATTGTGGCCATCAAGAAGGTGCTTCAAGACAAACGTTACAAAAATAGAGAGCTACAGATCATGCAGATGTTTGATCATCCTAATATTGTAGCTCTCAAGCATTTTTTCTTTTCACGAACAGAAAAGGAGGAGGTGTACCTTAACCTCGTTCTTGAATATGTGCCCGAGACTGTCAACCGCATTGCAAGGGGATACAACAGAATGCACCAGAAAATGCCTTTAATATATGTGAAATTGTATACCTATCAG ATCTGCAGAGCACTGGCGTATATACATAACTGCATTGGCATATGCCACCGGGACATTAAGCCCCAGAATCTACTG GTGAATCCACATACACACCAGCTGAAACTTTGTGATTTTGGAAGTGCAAAAGTACTG GTTAAAGGAGAACCCAATGTTTCCTACATATGCTCTAGATACTACCGTGCTCCTGAGCTCATTTTTGGTGCCACTGAGTATACCACTGCAATAGACATATGGTCTACAGGATGTGTTATGGCGGAATTACTTCTGGGTCAG CCATTATTCCCCGGAGAAAGTGGGGTCGATCAACTTGTAGAGATCATCAAG GTTCTTGGAACACCAACAAGGGAGGAGATAAAGTGCATGAATCCGAACTATACTGAATTTAAGTTTCCACAGATAAAACCTCATCCATGGCACAAG GTCTTTCAGAAACGTTTGCCACCTGAAGCAGTTGATCTAATCTGCAGATTTTTTCAGTATTCTCCAAATTTGAGATGCACTGCT TTGGAAGCTTGTGTTCACTCCTTCTTTGATGAATTGAGGGATCCAAATACAAGACTTCCTAATGGCCGTCCTCTTCCTCCTCTATTCAATTTCAAGCCACAAG AGCTCGCAAGCATCCCACCTGATATGGTGAACCGCCTCATCCCAGAGCATGCTCGGCGACAGAACTTATTCATGGCTTTGAACTCTTAA
- the LOC130809404 gene encoding shaggy-related protein kinase kappa isoform X1, with amino-acid sequence MDATDIGNGQPGSSMTSNGHKGSSSSVDWLGKDMLELRLGDRSDREDDRQDSEPEIIDGAGTEAGHVIRTTIGGRNGQPRQTINYIAEHVVGTGSFGVVFQAKCRETGEIVAIKKVLQDKRYKNRELQIMQMFDHPNIVALKHFFFSRTEKEEVYLNLVLEYVPETVNRIARGYNRMHQKMPLIYVKLYTYQICRALAYIHNCIGICHRDIKPQNLLVNPHTHQLKLCDFGSAKVLVKGEPNVSYICSRYYRAPELIFGATEYTTAIDIWSTGCVMAELLLGQPLFPGESGVDQLVEIIKVLGTPTREEIKCMNPNYTEFKFPQIKPHPWHKVFQKRLPPEAVDLICRFFQYSPNLRCTALEACVHSFFDELRDPNTRLPNGRPLPPLFNFKPQELASIPPDMVNRLIPEHARRQNLFMALNS; translated from the exons ATGGATGCTACCGATATTGGAAATGGGCAACCGGGAAGTTCAATGACATCTAATGGTCATAAGGGTTCTTCCAGTTCTGTTGATTGGTTGGGAAAAGATATGCTTGAATTAAGATTGGGTGATAGAAGCGACCGGGAAGATGATAGA CAGGACAGTGAACCTGAGATAATTGATGGTGCTGGTACTGAAGCAGGGCATGTTATCAGGACAACAATTGGAGGTCGAAATGGTCAACCTAGACAG ACTATTAATTATATTGCAGAACACGTGGTTGGAACAGGTTCCTTCGGTGTTGTATTTCAG GCGAAATGTAGAGAGACCGGGGAAATTGTGGCCATCAAGAAGGTGCTTCAAGACAAACGTTACAAAAATAGAGAGCTACAGATCATGCAGATGTTTGATCATCCTAATATTGTAGCTCTCAAGCATTTTTTCTTTTCACGAACAGAAAAGGAGGAGGTGTACCTTAACCTCGTTCTTGAATATGTGCCCGAGACTGTCAACCGCATTGCAAGGGGATACAACAGAATGCACCAGAAAATGCCTTTAATATATGTGAAATTGTATACCTATCAG ATCTGCAGAGCACTGGCGTATATACATAACTGCATTGGCATATGCCACCGGGACATTAAGCCCCAGAATCTACTG GTGAATCCACATACACACCAGCTGAAACTTTGTGATTTTGGAAGTGCAAAAGTACTG GTTAAAGGAGAACCCAATGTTTCCTACATATGCTCTAGATACTACCGTGCTCCTGAGCTCATTTTTGGTGCCACTGAGTATACCACTGCAATAGACATATGGTCTACAGGATGTGTTATGGCGGAATTACTTCTGGGTCAG CCATTATTCCCCGGAGAAAGTGGGGTCGATCAACTTGTAGAGATCATCAAG GTTCTTGGAACACCAACAAGGGAGGAGATAAAGTGCATGAATCCGAACTATACTGAATTTAAGTTTCCACAGATAAAACCTCATCCATGGCACAAG GTCTTTCAGAAACGTTTGCCACCTGAAGCAGTTGATCTAATCTGCAGATTTTTTCAGTATTCTCCAAATTTGAGATGCACTGCT TTGGAAGCTTGTGTTCACTCCTTCTTTGATGAATTGAGGGATCCAAATACAAGACTTCCTAATGGCCGTCCTCTTCCTCCTCTATTCAATTTCAAGCCACAAG AGCTCGCAAGCATCCCACCTGATATGGTGAACCGCCTCATCCCAGAGCATGCTCGGCGACAGAACTTATTCATGGCTTTGAACTCTTAA
- the LOC130807853 gene encoding uncharacterized protein LOC130807853 has product MVQISTSSSLRLLLFFSSFFLHSITGLSNDAPSSKNDGGDGSSKTSSGGTGTKVTIVCIAVAAVVLFSFFLFKLWQKKKREEQYARLLKLFEEDDELEVELGLRD; this is encoded by the exons ATGGTTCAGATCTCTACTTCCAGTTCGCTTCGACTTCTCCTTTTCTTCTCTTCATTCTTTCTTCACTCTATTACAG GTTTATCTAATGACGCACCGAGTTCCAAAAATGACGGTGGGGATGGTTCATCAAAAACGAGTAGTGGTGGTACTGGGACCAAGGTGACTATTGTATGCATTGCTGTTGCAGCAGTAGTGCTTTTTTCGTTCTTCCTCTTCAAACTCTGGCAAAAAAAGAAACGAGAAGAACAATATGCCCGTCTTCTAAAGTTGTTTGAAGAGGATGATGAGCTTGAGGTGGAACTGGGTCTCAGAGACTAA